A genomic region of Branchiostoma lanceolatum isolate klBraLanc5 chromosome 4, klBraLanc5.hap2, whole genome shotgun sequence contains the following coding sequences:
- the LOC136432343 gene encoding homeobox protein vab-15-like encodes MALLSHLYGGSCTFYPFQVPGVNVVRPSAVVGLPREFQRPDPLLSVYPRHCLPQLPPVVVTDMSSSSERSPSPEEKSPVSPPARAASSSTNSSTPIINFSIDGILGLRGREESRVPAGGEASDEAPKTSDAEITSLSSISVDGPLSLPGMDDPRYRFSWLQCTRYKPPKLPRAKRKDGSKKRKLGRNPRVPFSAHQVATLESKFRRTHYLSSVDVSELSVALNLSENRVKIWFQNRRARERRERENREQGRLQAAAAAAGVPLPAVSWPESQPASHGSPTPSPTHQYVPSVGQGTSAFTPVSFTY; translated from the exons ATGGCACTCCTATCCCACTTGTATGGAGGTAGTTGTACTTTTTATCCATTCCAAGTGCCGGGGGTGAACGTGGTGAGACCAAGCGCTGTTGTCGGGCTGCCCCGTGAGTTCCAGCGACCAGACCCGCTCTTGTCAGTCTACCCGCGCCATTGCCTACCCCAACTACCACCTGTTGTGGTCACGGATATGTCGTCCTCGTCGGAACGATCCCCGAGCCCCGAGGAGAAATCCCCGGTCTCTCCTCCCGCAAGAGCCGCTAGTAGTAGCACAAACTCCTCGACGCCAATCATCAACTTCTCAATCGACGGGATCCTCGGACTGCGTGGCCGCGAGGAGAGCAGGGTGCCCGCCGGCGGGGAGGCCTCAGACGAGGCCCCGAAAACCTCCGACGCGGAAATAACCAGTCTTTCGTCCATATCAGTCGACGGGCCTCTATCACTCCCGGGAATGGACGACCCGAGATATCGTTTCTCCTGGCTGCAGTGTACCCGCTACAAACCGCCCAAACTCCCAC GTGCCAAACGAAAAGATGGAAGCAAGAAGAGGAAGCTCGGTCGGAACCCCAGGGTCCCCTTCTCGGCACACCAGGTCGCGACGCTGGAGTCCAAGTTCCGGCGGACACACTACCTGAGCAGCGTGGACGTCTCCGAGCTGTCTGTGGCGCTCAATCTCTCAGAAAATCGG GTGAAAATTTGGTTTCAAAACCGCCGCGCTCGTGAAAGACGGGAGCGAGAGAATCGGGAACAGGGGCGGTTGCAGGCGGCAGCAGCGGCGGCTGGGGTCCCCCTCCCCGCCGTGTCGTGGCCGGAGAGCCAGCCGGCGAGTCACGGTTCGCCCACGCCAAGCCCTACTCACCAGTACGTGCCCAGTGTGGGACAAGGAACCTCGGCGTTCACACCTGTGTCGTTCACCTATTGA